The Listeria monocytogenes genome window below encodes:
- a CDS encoding S-ribosylhomocysteine lyase, whose amino-acid sequence MAEKMNVESFNLDHTKVKAPFVRLAGTKVGIHGDEIYKYDVRFKQPNKEHMEMPALHSLEHLMAELARNHTDKLVDISPMGCQTGFYVSFINHSDYDDVLEIIATTLTDVLAATEVPACNEVQCGWAASHSLEGAKVLAEEFLAKQSEWKNVFSK is encoded by the coding sequence ATGGCAGAAAAAATGAATGTAGAAAGTTTTAATTTAGACCATACGAAAGTAAAAGCACCTTTTGTGAGACTAGCAGGAACAAAAGTTGGTATACACGGAGATGAAATTTACAAATATGATGTTCGATTCAAACAACCTAATAAAGAACATATGGAAATGCCAGCGCTTCACTCCCTAGAACACTTAATGGCAGAGCTCGCAAGAAATCATACAGATAAGCTAGTAGACATTAGCCCTATGGGATGCCAAACTGGCTTTTATGTTTCCTTCATTAATCATAGCGACTATGACGATGTACTAGAAATCATCGCGACAACATTAACAGATGTGTTAGCCGCGACAGAAGTTCCAGCTTGCAACGAAGTCCAATGCGGTTGGGCAGCAAGCCATAGTTTAGAAGGTGCAAAAGTTCTAGCAGAAGAATTTTTAGCTAAGCAAAGTGAATGGAAAAATGTATTTAGTAAATAA